The following are encoded together in the Takifugu flavidus isolate HTHZ2018 chromosome 22, ASM371156v2, whole genome shotgun sequence genome:
- the ckap4 gene encoding cytoskeleton-associated protein 4, with the protein MAAKNRHRTSEKSAASSQDDAPKKSQTNAGAPAAAAAAPAAAAPGSQRSRPRSSSFLGMLCSAVFYVAVIGAVGFAAVYLQKVVEEMQQATARQEESARQNAVLATKLDGVVLQMNGLKGAVDVLESSVGVARAELEGAVSRMKKNELETRRVEETLQKLQNDLLRELSEGMNEVKEARGKDFSSLEKTVEERLAEVSQSIKANLEEFTEAQGETQSQLADLRARLGDMEDPALIKQELSAIVDVVAEIRTGKQTSDASAESLGEQIGAVRAELQTRNQEVASLSQEVETVRSVMQDTVGSLRKALSVTEANVQALKDKSGALESSVGQFADAVRHVETQVNEAETQAGKQADDLEARVKASEDSTHSLSATISNVNSKIESLLAKYDDAESALAAHEKTAEEAQRRMQQEMEELKNSIGELQSNVATLGDVQATLTFKDSELDQLVKDLDMRLAALEDGGSEEPEQLRSLRSTLASLEAKAAKLEQHEEAISGLQKALEETTRTLAELPSANEGKEE; encoded by the exons ATGGCGGCGAAGAACCGGCACAGAACCAGCGAGAAGAGCGCAGCGTCCAGCCAAGATGACGCACCGAAGAAAAGCCAAACTAACGCCGGTGCgcccgcggcggcggcggctgcgcCCGCGGCGGCTGCACCCGGGTCCCAGAGGTCACGGCCGCGGTCATCGAGTTTTCTCGGGATGCTTTGCTCCGCCGTGTTTTATGTTGCTGTGATCGGAGCTGTGGGGTTTGCTGCTGTTTACCTCCAGAAAGTGGTGGAGGAAATGCAACAGGCGACCGCCCGGCAGGAGGAGAGCGCACGACAAAACGCAGTTTTGGCCACCAAACTGGATGGCGTCGTCCTCCAG ATGAATGGTCTGAAGGGTGCCGTAGATGTGCTGGAGTCGTCAGTAGGAGTCGCACGAGCGGAGCTGGAGGGGGCGGTGAGCCGCATGAAGAAGAACGAGCTGGAGACaaggagagtggaggagaccCTTCAGAAGCTCCAAAACGACTTGCTCAGGGAACTTTCAGAGGGCATGAACGAGGTGAAGGAGGCCAGGGGGAAGGATTTCTCCTCCCTGGAGAAAACTGTAGAGGAGCGCCTGGCTGAGGTGAGTCAGTCCATCAAGGCCAACTTGGAGGAGTTCACCGAAGCCCAGGGCGAGACGCAGAGCCAGCTGGCTGACCTCAGGGCCCGCCTGGGCGACATGGAGGACCCCGCACTCATCAAGCAGGAGCTCTCCGCCATTGTCGATGTTGTAGCTGAAATCAGAACAGGCAAGCAGACCTCCGATGCCTCGGCGGAATCACTCGGGGAGCAGATCGGAGCAGTGAGGGCGGAGCTCCAGACTCGTAACCAGGAAGTAGCCTCCCTGTCTCAGGAGGTGGAAACGGTGAGGTCAGTAATGCAGGACACTGTTGGAAGCCTCAGGAAGGCTCTATCCGTGACCGAGGCTAATGTCCAGGCCCTGAAGGACAAAAGCGGGGCGTTGGAGAGCAGCGTGGGGCAGTTTGCTGATGCCGTTCGCCATGTAGAGACACAGGTGAACGAGGCCGAGACCCAGGCTGGGAAACAAGCAGATGACCTGGAAGCAAGAGTCAAAGCCTCTGAGGACAGCACGCATTCGCTTTCGGCGACAATTTCGAACGTCAATAGCAAAATTGAATCGCTGCTAGCCAAATATGACGACGCAGAAAGCGCTCTGGCGGCACACGAGAAGACTGCAGAGGAAGCTCAAAGACGCAtgcagcaggagatggaggaacTTAAAAACAGTATAGGAGAGCTTCAGTCCAACGTGGCCACACTGGGTGATGTCCAGGCTACGCTAACCTTTAAGGACTCTGAGCTGGATCAGCTGGTGAAGGATTTGGATATGAGGCTCGCCGCCTTGGAAGACGGCGGCAGCGAAGAgccggagcagc